The sequence CCAAGTCCGCTTACCACCGCTGTCCGCACGGTAATATCATCAATCTGAAATTCTGCTTCCTGCACGCCGTGGTTTGCATTGAAGCCTTCCGCTCTCACTGCCTGAAATGCATCAGCCGCTGCATTCTCACCTTTAAGGAAAAAATATGCACTGCGAAGCGCCGCTTCCATTACACCGCCAGTCGTTCCAAAGATCACACCGGCTCCTGTTCCCTCCTGCATTGGACGATCACTTTCTCGATTTTTCAATGTCTCCGGACTAATATGCGCTGCTCGAATCATTTTCACGAATTCTCTTGTCGTAAGTACCACATCAATATCTTTACCTGCATATTCTCCGTGGAACAACTCCATCTCCTGCTCTCCTTTTTTTGCCAGACACGGCATGATTGAGACTGTGAAAATCTGCTCCGGACTTACGCCTAGTTTTTGCGCAAAATACGTCTTCATAACTGTACCAAACATCTGCTGCGGTGACTTTGCAGAAGAAACATATTTGACCATATGAGGGAACTGGGATTTTGCAAATCGAACCCATCCAGGACAACACGAAGTGAACATTGGACGATCCTTTAATTCTCCTGAAGTAAATCTCTGAATAAACTCCGTTGCTTCCTCCATAATCGTAAGATCCGCTGAGAAGCAGGTATCAAACACATAATCGGCTCCCATTTTCTTGAGTGCATCCAGGATCATGCCCACTGTCGCCTCATTTGGCTGCAGCCCAAATTCTTCTCCCCATGCGGTACGCACTGCCGGAGCCACCTGTGTCACTACAATCTTATTTGGATCTGAAAGAGCCTCCCACACTTTCTCCGTGTCATTTCTCTCTCGAAGAGCTCCCACCGGACAATGCGTAACACACTGACCACAGAGCGAACAGGCTGACTCTTCAATCGTCTTATGTCCAGACACATTTACCGTTGTTCTGGAGCCTGTTCCTTCCACATCCCAGATATGCAATGACTGTACCTTATCACAAACCTGAATACAACGCATGCATTTGATACATTTGGAAGAATCCCGAATCAATGGAAACTCTTTGTTCCACATCTGTTTCTCTAATTGCATCCTGTATGGGATTTCAAGAATGTTCAAATCATTCGCAACAGTCTGCAGCATACAGTTTCCACTTCTCGGGCAAGTAACACACTCACAATTATGCTGTGAAAGAATCAATTCTACATTCGTTTTTCTATGCCTTCTCACCTTCGGACTGTTTGTGTAGATGACCATCCCCTCTTTTGCCACATTATTACACGAGGTAATCAGTCTTTCTTTTCCTTCCAACTCCACCACACAGACGCGACAGGCTGCAATCTCATTGATTCCTTTCAGATAACATAGATGTGGAATCGGAATCCCATTCTGGGCAGCTGCCTCCATGATCGTGCTATTCTCTTTTACAGTAATCTGCTTTCCGTCTATTGTAAGATTTACCATATTTTTTCTCTGCCTCCTTTAAAGATTCCATATCCGAAATGGTCACATCGCAGACAGCGACCGGCTTCCTGCTTTGCCTCTTTTTCTGTCATGCAATTCTCACAGCCTTCCCAGTCTTTCACACGCTCGCTTGCCTCACGCTCTGTCAAATTCACTCTGCCACAAGGAGTTCTGTCATCTAAATGCGCTTCCGGAATCTCCACATCACAGGAAATCTCATGACGATATCCCAAATACTCATCAATATTGGCAGCCGCCACTTTCGCCGCCGCAATCGCTTTGATAACAGAAGCTGGTCCGCTTGCACAGTCTCCACCCGCAAATACTCCCGGCAGATTTTCTATAGAACCATTACTCTTTGTGACGATTTTCCCGCGGCTTACCAGAATTCCGGCCTCCTCAAAATGTTTCGTCTCTATATTTTGACCTACTGCAACAACTAAAACATCACAAGGAATGTACACATCTTCCTCACCGGTCGGTTTGATACTTGCGCGACCATTGTTAATTGCGCTGATCATCTGCGGTGTCACATAGATCCCCTTGATGTGATGATTTTCATCCACATCTAAAGAAGCCGGTGCCTTTAATGTCTGCATCTCAATGCCCTCTGCCACTGCACCCTCAATCTCTATCGGAAGCGCTGTCATATCGGCAGCCCTTCTTCTATATACGGCACTGACTTTCTTCGCACCAAGACGTTTTGCTGTACGAACAACATCCATTGTAACATTACCGCCTCCGATTACCGCAACTTCTTTCCCTGTCAGATCCATGATGATATTCTGACCTACATTTCTTAAAAACTGCACTGCCGAAAAGATCCCTTCTGCATCCTCGCCTTCCAAGCCCAGTTTTTTATCCGTACTTGCTCCAATGGTAATTAACACTGCATCATACTCTTTCTGAAGCTGCTGAATCGTAATATCTGTTCCGATCTTCAAACCGTATTTTACCTCAACACCTGTTTTTAAAATAGCATTCACATCTTCTTCAAGGCGTTCTTTTGGCAGACGATAGTTCGGGATTCCGTAACGAAGCATTCCTCCAAGCTTCGGAAGCATCTCATAGACGGTTGTCTGATGTCCCATAAGCTGCAGATAATATGCCGCACTTAATCCTCCCGGGCCTCCGCCGAGCACTGCAATACGCTTTCCGGTGGACGGTGCACAAGCCGGTGGTTCCACCTCACCTGCAAAATCCGCCGCCACTCTTTTCAAACCACGGATGTTAATGGCATCATCCATCATATTTCTACGGCATCTCGCCTCGCATGGATGCTCACAGATAAACCCACACGTAGTCGGAAACGGATTGTCTTTACGAATCAGACGAACTGCATCCTTATATCTCCCCTCTCCGACAAGCGCTACATATCCCGGAACATCCACATGTGCCGGACATAACGATACACACGGCACCGGCTGGCTGTATGTACAGGTACAACGCCCATTTTTTATATGCTCCACATAGTCATCACGATAACCGATCAATCCTTTATATACTGTGTGAGCCGCCTCATAGCCGATGGCGCAGTCCGCCGACTCCATAATAGAAAGCGCTGTCTGCTCCATAATATCCAGTGTCTCCATCGTCGCATTTCCATCCAGCACATCCTTGATGAAACCATTCAATTGTCCAAGACCGATTCGACATGGCACACATTTTCCACAAGTCTGTGCATGACATAGTTCCAAAAATGCACGCGCCATATCAACCGGACATAATCCTGGCGGGCTCGATTCAATTCTGCGTTCCAAATCCTTATAGAGCTCTTCCATAATAATATCAGCTCTTGTAGGCGACGCAAGCTCTAATCTACTCATTGCTTTTACCATCCCTTCTTTTGTTTTACAAATACGCTCACTGTAGTGTAGTAACGTAATAGTAGCTATTATAGCATCAAGCGAGAGGCTTGTAATTATTTTTGCTAAAAGTAGTTTATTTAACAAAATGGTTAGATTTTTAACAGAGCGTCACTCTCTAAAAAGCGAAAATTGTCCATCCTTGAGAGACTTTATTTTTCTGTCCGTAATCTTATCATACTGTGTAAGCGTTCCGCATAACAGCGGTGAACTTTTATCATATTGTCTCGCATTCTCTTTTACCTTTGTTTCATGGAAATTTGCATAGCAATATTTACAACCATTGAAACACGTATTGTATGTTCCCACTTCAACACTCTCCAAACAACCACAAGACTCTCTCTGATATTTATCTTTCTGTCCGCTCAGCTCACATCCTAAAAGCTTTTCAATCAACCTTTTATCAATACAATGCCCTTTTGAAATTCCAAACTCCTGAAGATTGATTTTCTCAGCACATGT comes from Coprococcus phoceensis and encodes:
- a CDS encoding [FeFe] hydrogenase, group A, with translation MVNLTIDGKQITVKENSTIMEAAAQNGIPIPHLCYLKGINEIAACRVCVVELEGKERLITSCNNVAKEGMVIYTNSPKVRRHRKTNVELILSQHNCECVTCPRSGNCMLQTVANDLNILEIPYRMQLEKQMWNKEFPLIRDSSKCIKCMRCIQVCDKVQSLHIWDVEGTGSRTTVNVSGHKTIEESACSLCGQCVTHCPVGALRERNDTEKVWEALSDPNKIVVTQVAPAVRTAWGEEFGLQPNEATVGMILDALKKMGADYVFDTCFSADLTIMEEATEFIQRFTSGELKDRPMFTSCCPGWVRFAKSQFPHMVKYVSSAKSPQQMFGTVMKTYFAQKLGVSPEQIFTVSIMPCLAKKGEQEMELFHGEYAGKDIDVVLTTREFVKMIRAAHISPETLKNRESDRPMQEGTGAGVIFGTTGGVMEAALRSAYFFLKGENAAADAFQAVRAEGFNANHGVQEAEFQIDDITVRTAVVSGLGNTRALMKKIERGEVHYDFVEVMACPGGCVGGGGQPIHDGEERAFERGKRLYQLDADAKIRYSHDNPDIKRLYEEYFGEPNEHKAHMLLHTDHLESMERYGTGYRNYREE
- a CDS encoding NAD(P)-binding protein — encoded protein: MSRLELASPTRADIIMEELYKDLERRIESSPPGLCPVDMARAFLELCHAQTCGKCVPCRIGLGQLNGFIKDVLDGNATMETLDIMEQTALSIMESADCAIGYEAAHTVYKGLIGYRDDYVEHIKNGRCTCTYSQPVPCVSLCPAHVDVPGYVALVGEGRYKDAVRLIRKDNPFPTTCGFICEHPCEARCRRNMMDDAINIRGLKRVAADFAGEVEPPACAPSTGKRIAVLGGGPGGLSAAYYLQLMGHQTTVYEMLPKLGGMLRYGIPNYRLPKERLEEDVNAILKTGVEVKYGLKIGTDITIQQLQKEYDAVLITIGASTDKKLGLEGEDAEGIFSAVQFLRNVGQNIIMDLTGKEVAVIGGGNVTMDVVRTAKRLGAKKVSAVYRRRAADMTALPIEIEGAVAEGIEMQTLKAPASLDVDENHHIKGIYVTPQMISAINNGRASIKPTGEEDVYIPCDVLVVAVGQNIETKHFEEAGILVSRGKIVTKSNGSIENLPGVFAGGDCASGPASVIKAIAAAKVAAANIDEYLGYRHEISCDVEIPEAHLDDRTPCGRVNLTEREASERVKDWEGCENCMTEKEAKQEAGRCLRCDHFGYGIFKGGREKIW